In Galactobacillus timonensis, the genomic window CATCCGGGACAACACTGTTGAATAATTTCAGCGGAATCATGGACAGCCTGAGCGGGATGTTTCAGACCAGCCTGTCGACCGACATTTTTACCTCTCTGGTGAAAATGCAGCTGGAGGATATGTCATCTTGGGACATCAGGCAGTATGCAGTCACCGGGAGCGGAGGAAGTGATTATACCTATTCCATGCCGAATACAAAAGTTTATGTTATGTACCAGGATGAGGAGAAGGTTTCGAAGGCCTCCGCACTTTTAAAGAAAATCCTGAATGGAGAAGAATTATCAGATTCGGATTTTTAAATGGATTTCAAATGTGGGCGTCAAGTAAAATCTGACTGCCGTCATACGAGTAATTTATAACCCGCAGGGCTGTCAGGTAAGAAACCTGAAGGTCTGCGGGTTCTTTCTGTTTTGCAATTTTCGGAGGGATCATGATTATGAAAAGCTATTCGGAGGATAACGATCGCCGCGGCAGTGTAGGCAAGAACTTTCATATCCATTAAAACGTTCAGAAATCATTGTGCAGGGAGAACGGATCAAAGCGCAGAATAGCTTGGTGGGTGATTATGGTGCAGCTGTAATCGGTTTTAACATCATCGGAGAGTCTGGTAGCGGAAAGACGAGTGCACTTCGTATTGCCTTAGACTACTATCCGAAAGTAATTCGGCACACGAATGAAGATGGCTCGAAGACAATTCAGATCCCTTATATTCTTGTTACATGCCCGCCTAATTCAAACTTCCGCGTTCTTTATCAAGATATCGGCAGACAGCTTGACTTGTATCTTGGAAATCCAAACAACGAATGTGAGATGATGATCCGCGGGAATTCCAGAAGTACGCTTGGCGACATGCTGAGAAGGGTGGAATCAGCCATTCAGCAATATGCGATTGGTTTGATCGTGTTCGATGAAGTCCAGCAAATGAATTTCGAATCCAAAACGGAGAATAGTTTCAACGCCTTGATGTCTCTTGCAAACCAGACGCAGGTTGCAATCGGCGTGGTCGGAACCACCGAGGCAATCAGCAGCATCACTCGGGTGGAGCAGATAGCCAGGCGGGTAGGGCTTCAAATCCCGATTGATCGTTATAAGGCCGATGAAGAATACTTTAATACGATGTTTGAGGTTATCGCTCAATACCAGTGGTTTAACAGGCGGATCGATTTTACTCCGGAAATGAAGCACGAGATTTATATGGCTTCCCATGGCGTGATTGCCTACATCATACTCATTTACATCACCATTTCGGCTGATTATGTAAGCAAGCCAAATCCGCCAGAAGTTACCTTGGCTTACATTCGGGATGTTCTAAATCGACGCTTTTCGATGATGAAGAAAGCACTTAGTCAGAACAGCTCGAACACCTTTAAACATGAAGCTGATTTGGCCAAGGCATATAAGGAATCCTTGGATAATACGCATAACGCTATGGATAAGCAATCCGAAGAAGAAAAGAAAGCCATTGCATCGAAGACTATGAGTCAGGCACCGGAGAAAATGGTGAAGGAAGAAGTACTGGCCAACGTAAAAGGGATGTTTCCAGACACTTACTCAGATCAACATATCAGGGAAGCGGTTGAAGCCATCCATAAAAAGCATCCGGAGCTTGATGATGCGTCTGAATTGACCGGATTGGTTGTAAAGAAGCTATTAAACGGGAATACAGACAAGAGGCGCGTTGGCAGACCGAAAGGGGCTACAACGGCAAAGGTTGAAGCTAACCCTATGCTTCAGTTCGTACTACAAGACCGTGGCGACCCAAATGACCCTCTTAAATGATCAGCTTTGAAGAGCGATTATTAGATATATTTGCGATTGAGTGAATATAACAAGAACGTAAAGATCTCGTTATATTCGCGATAGATACGCTATATTCGCGATAGTCTCGACGATTGATAAGATGCCGGAAAGTTCAATTTGATATTCTTATATAAATCGCATAACATACATTATGCGAAGTACGTGCAATTCGTCGTTCTTTTGAATTTCAGAGCTTTTTAGGCGCTTTTGAAATGTGTGGGGTTAGAGTCAAACCGGAGCGATAAATCTCTGGGGTAACTGGCGCCCCATAATCATGAACTCAGCGCCCGAGTCATCTGAAGTAAGACATGACCTTACAACTGGTTTGAACAGCTGTGAGGCCAAGTTTTTATTTCGCCGTTTTTGTGACATTCGAGTGTATCGGGTTCAATGAGTAGGTCGCATCCTTGTCCAGAACGTACATGAGGCGGTTGCGGAATCTGTCCCAGTTGTGATAGCCGTTCGCATTCTTCTTGATGCACTTACAGATTGAGTTTCGGTTTTCAATGATCGCATTGGTCATCCGCTTATGATAGGCATTGGGTTTGCCGGTCTTGGAATCGACCTTGTAGATGTAGCCGTAGGTAGTAAGAGAATTGATGATTTCGGTCCGCCATTTGGTCAGTGTGCTGGCGAAGTGACGCATTTCCGGTACCTGAGACTTCCTGAACTCCGTAATCAGTTCGTTCAGTTTCTGCTCCCTATCGTTGGGCGTGGCGGTCTCATAGTAGTCGTATACTTTTTCTTTCAGATTCCATGACTCCATCAGCTCAGGGCTTATTTTCAGGAGCTTCTCGCGGAGATCATAGTAGTTAATCGGAAATTTGAAATGATTGTTATATCTTCTCTGTCCGTTTGGATCGAACAGCTTCTTACCATCTTTTGTGCTGCTGTCGGAATGCCTGTAGAGAATCCAGTTGAACTTCTTGAGAAGATAGTATTCATCGGAACCTTTTGTGGTTCCTTTCATGGCACGGATTCGAACACTGTCGGTCTGGCGTCCCAGTTCCTGGCAGAGATGGAATCTGTCCACGATACCGATACTGTTCGGGAAACACTTCTTCATGACCGTTCGATAGGTATCGTACATATCGAAGGAACAGGCTTTGACTTTCTTCCGCTCTTCCAGCGGGATCTTCATAAAGTAGCTGAGCAGCCGATCTTCCCGTCTGGAGTTCAGGAAATCAATGGGCGTCTGTCTCTGGAAATCCATAAGAACACAGACGAATTTCTCGCTGTAGTTGCGGAAGGCATAGACTTCATCAAAGCTGATCATCTCCGGCAGAGGTTTCCTGGGAAGACTGACGTGATCATCAAACAGATAGGCAGCTGTGGCAGGAGAGAGATGATACCTGCGCGCAACGGAAGAGAATGTCTCGTTATAGTTCTTCAGATCCGTGAGCACTCTCTGAACCGTGAATGCGGAGATACTCATACTGCCAAAGGAGAATGGATTCTTCTCTGCATAGGTTCGATGACATACCGGACAGACATATCGTCTGGCCCGGTAAAGCAGCGTACATTTACGATCAGAAAGAACACTGTGCGTAATCTTCTTCCAGTAATAATCTTTGATCCTTGGAGTTTTACAGCCGCATTCCGGGCAGGGCTCATAGTGCGGAACGAGCCGGACTGAGATCTGTGCATTTCCATTCAAGTTCTGATACTGGAAGTCCTCCACATCACTGTCTTCCAGGCCGAAGAGCTCCATGATGTCCTCTTTATTCGTGTTAAGAGACATACCGATGACCTCTGATTCTGCAGGGAATCGATTGAATACCGTATACCATGCATGAATTCCTTTCCGGAAAGCCGAATCAAAATGATGAACGAAGGGCTTTTCTTCAAAATGATGAGGTGAAACGTTCCTTCGTTCGGTATTGATCGGCTTTCATCCCTTCTGCCCTCAGAATAGGAACGCAGAGGCTTCTTTGATATTCCTGCTGTGAGAAAAAGAGGTCATGTGAAAACGAGCTGGCAGCGCAGCTTTCTGTTCTGCAGGAACTGCCTGCCAAGCAGGGTAATACAATTCGTGGTTATATCCGTATTGAGGTAAATGCGCCTGGTATTGAGAATACTCTGCCAGTACCGGTTGAACTTCCAGCGGATCAGCCGTACAGCGTCATAGTCAAAGGAATTACCGCTTTCTTCAACGGTAAAGGATCGATCCCCGCATGAAGCAAGAACAGCGGTAAAATTGTCCGCGGTGCGGCTGCTGTAGGGGATCATGAAAGACAGCAGAACTGCATCTGCAGACGAGCCTTTCCGGTAAACACGCTTAATGATCAGTGGCACAGTATGATCAAGAATGGTAAATCTTCTGCTGTACTTTGCGTAATACAGATAGCCATTATTCACAATCAGTTCGGAAACCGACTGATCATAAAAGACCTGAACAGCTCTTGTAATGATTTCCTGTGTGGAAGAATCGTTTGAGGAATGAATCAGGCGATTCTTAACAAACTCCACGAGCTTGTGCAAATGACAATGAATCATGATCATCAGACAGGTCTATAATGGAGTCGCTGGCATATGCTGGACTGCGAAGGGTTTGGGGATGCCAGCTTTTATTATTGCCAGGAGCTCAACATTCCTCCTTTACCTGAAGGATAGTCTTTTTCATCCAATTCGAACAATACCTGTACAAAAAAAGCAAACCCCAGAGTCTTAAACTTTCACAGACATACATAAAAGATGGCAACCCCATCACCTTGAAATGCAGGTCACCATCCCCTCAAATTTTTAAATATCCGCTTTTTATATCATTTTTTTCGAATCGACCCGTTGTAATACGAGTGTTTTTCCGCTGCACCACTCTCATGATCTGTAGGAGCTTTTCACGGCTCATCGTTCGATTGTCTTTATCCTGTCCAACTGCTTGTTCCTGACGTATCTGCATGAGGAATGTAACACCTCGGACGGACTACGGACGGATCTCTGTCTTTTCACGGTTACTAGCCCGTATGGTTTTTCCTGGAGAATAATGCTGCCAAGACCATTATTCATTTATGGCTGCGGCTGAGGACACCGCTCAGGCTGTTCCGTTACGAAGAATGCATTGAGCATCAACTGTTTCCTGGGTCAATCGCCGGTGCATAATTGATATTTCTTTTTCTGAATATTTTCTGATTATCTGAGCGGGCTTTACAAATGGATAGATATCAGTTATGTGAAACAGATCACAAAATTGGTTCTTTATTATTGTGTTCTTTTGTTCTATTGTTTGCTGCAGCGGTAGCCGATTGCAGTTGAACATGTTTTGCCTGAATGTTGCCTTACCTTTTCCTCTGCTTAACTAGAGTGCCCCTTCCGCTCCCCTGCTGAAACCTGTTTGATCACAGGGCACTGGAAATGATCATCATAACCACGATGACAATCAGAATGATCGCAAGAATTTTCTTGTCTTTCTGGTTCTTCAGGAATTTTGAATGACTGGATTCATGATTCTGGGAACGCTGGGAGTCGTACTGCTTCGAAAAGGCATCATTCTTATCCATTGCGTTTCGCTGATCCATTTTAGGGTCGATCATCTTATTTTCCTCGCTTTGGTCTGATTATACCGGATCCAAAGATATTCGCGAACGTTCTGTACCTTCAAGTGCAGAAATCCGCCTCAACGGCTTTGTATTTTCGTATAATCAAGGAAATATTCAAATTTGCGGAGGTATTGAATGTCACGTATCGTAGTCAAGGTTGGAACTTCTACGCTTGTATATCCATCGTTCGGTCTGAATATCCGGCATGTGGAACGTCTTGTCAAGATCCTTTCGGATCTGCAGAATGCCGGCAATGAAATGATTCTTGTCTCTTCCGGCGCCATCGCGATGGGCGTCAATAAACTTCGCTTTGCCAAGCGGCCGACTTCTGTCGTCGAGAAACAGGCATATGCTTCCGTCGGACAGTGCGAGCTCATGTATACCTATGACCGCCTCTTCGAGGGATATGGTGAAACCGTGTCCCAGATTCTGATCACCGGCGACGATATGGCCAGCGAAGAAAAAGTTGCAAGCTTCCAGGCAACCATGGAGTATCTCATCCATCACAGCGTCATCCCGATCATCAATGAAAATGACACCATGAACGCTGCCGAAATCATATCCATCGGCGATAATGACACACTTGCGGCCATCGTAGCCTGCCACTGTCACGCTGATCTGCTGGTTCTGTATTCCGATATTGACGGCCTTTACACGGCCGATCCCAACAAGGATCCCAATGCGACTCTGATCCATGAAGTCCACGGCATCACTGAAGACATTGAAAAGCTCGGCGGCGACTCCATCAGCGGCCAAGGCACCGGCGGAATGGTTACCAAGCTTCATGCCGCCGACATGTGCACAAAAGCCGGCATCGACATGGCCATCCTCAACGGCAGCACCCCCGAGCTGATCTATGACCTGCTTGAAGGAAAACCTGCCGGAACTCTCTTTCTTGCCCAGGGGAAATAAACATGATCACGACCGAAGAAATTCTTGCCCGTGCAAAGGCCGAAAAGAACAATCCGATTCCCGATGACACTGCCATCAACCGTGCGCTTGCCGCAATGGCAGATCATCTGATCGCTGATAGCAGCGCCATCCTTGCCGCAAACCAAGAAGACTGCAATGGTGCAGAAGGAACGGTCTCTACCGTCATGCTGGATCGGCTAGGTCTCAATTCTTCACGGATTCAGGCCATGGCCGAAGGCATCCGCTCCCTTATCGCCCTGCCCTCTCCCGTCCATCAGATTCTGGAAGACTACACCACAGACAACGGCCTCCATATCCAGAAGGAAGCCGTACCCTTCGGAGTTCTTGCGATCATCTATGAATCCCGTCCCAACGTCACCAGTGACGCCGCAGCCCTCGGTTTAAAGAGCGGAAACACGGTTATTCTGCGCTCCGGACGCCAGGCATGGAATTCTGCCCATGCCATCGTAAAATCGCTCCAGAACGGCCTGGAAGAGGCCGGATTGCGCAGGGATCGCATCCAGCTGATCGAAGACACATCACATGCCTCGGCCAACGCCCTCATGACTGCCAACGGCTATGTAGATCTCTTGATTCCACGGGGCGGGAAAAATCTCATCTCTGCCTGCGTAGAAAATGCGACCGTTCCCGTCATCGAAACCGGAACCGGCATCTGCCACGTCTATGTCGAACAGACGGCCGATCTTGCCATGGCATTGAAGATTATTGGGCGATCTAAATTTATCTGGGGATGCCTCGAAAACGAAGTAAAAAAACTTGGGGTGTCGGGGTACCCCATGAAGGTTTATCCCGCCACGAAACCGTCTGGTAAAACAGGCGGTTTTTGAATGGAAAGGAAAAGGAGACCGCCTGTTACGGCTGCGTCTCCTGAAGTACTTCGTATTCGTTCAAAAACATCTCGCAATAGATGGCGATGCGGGCAAGCATCTCGTCTGTGTTCATGGCATACAGAGTCATATTGCTCGTTTGGTTACGCTGCTTCAGCTCACATTCAATGCCGCGCATTAATCGCTGTGCTGAGCGGCATATTCGGTTCATGGAACGAATGCTGGCCTGCAGATATTGTTCTGCTTCTTTGCCATACAAACGGGCTCCTTCTGCAGTGATCCATGCCTGTTCGGGGCTCAGGGGCTGAAAGCTGGTTGAAGTCATTGCTTAATCTTCTTTGGCGGAATGACAGGATTCAACATTGGCTTGGAGTTCTTTCTGAGCACATAGAGGCAGCGGCTGCGGAACCTGTCCCAGTTGGTATATCCGTTGGCTGCTTTCTTGATCGTCTTGATGATTGAGTTCCGGTTCTCCATCAATCCGTTATTCAGTTTTATGTCGGACACTACCACCTGGCCTGTGTCCTTATCGACTGTATGACGCTGCTTTACGACAATGAAGGAGTTGATAATCTCCTCTCTCCAGCTGATCAGGGTGCGGGAGAACTCTTTCATTTCCGGAATACCACTGGCTGCGAAGGACTGAATCAGTTTGTTCAGCTCCTGGGGAGCAGTATCGTAAGTGCAGTTGTCATAGAAGTCCACAACGTCATCCTTGAGGTCCCATGCCTTTTTCAAATCGGGATGAACGGCTTCGATCATGGCTTTAATTTCGTAATAATTGAGGAACCGGTTCAGCTTGCGGTTCATTTTCCTTGGATGGCCGGGATCGAACAGCTTTTTACCATCTTTGTCTCTGGCGTCCAGCCGCTTGAATATCATCCAGTTGAATGTCTTCAGCAGATAATACTCGTTGGTTTGTGTTTTTGTGCCTTCAATATATTTTGGAGTCTGCTTCATTACTCTGATCCGGACGCTGTCAGCCTTTCTGGAGAGCTCCTGGCTGACATGATAATGGTCAACGGAATGATAGGCCTTAGGGAACAGCTGACGTATGATGGCGCGGTATTCACTATACATGTCCGTGGCAATCATTTTGACGCGCTTTCGCTCTTCCACTGGGATTTTGAGAAAGTAGCTGAGCAGATAATCTTTTCTTCTGCTTGGCAGGATATCCACCGGCTCCTGTGACTCAAAGTCGAGAATAACGAACACATATTTTGAGTTCTCTCCCGGATGATAAAATGCGTAGTTCTCATCCCAGCACATCAATGTGGGCAGAGGTCTTCGCGCCTCCTTTACGTGGGCATCGAAGACGGAGGCAGCGGTTGTGGGAGAGATGTGATACCGCTTAGCGACGGAAGCGAAGGTCTCGGTCTGAATCTTCAAATCGTTCAGAATGTTTTCAACCGTGAGGGCGGAGATGTGCTGCTTCCTGAAACAGAATGGATTGTTCTCATAGTACGTTCGATGACAGACAGGACAGATGTACCTGCGGGCATGATAGAAGATGGTGCACTCACGATCAGTAAAGACGCCGTGGCTTATCTTCTTGTCAATGTAGTCCTTAACCCTTGGCAGGGTACAGCCGCAATCGGGACAAGGCGGATGATCCGGCCGCAGTAAAACATGGACAGACGCACTGCCATTGTCATTATGGAAGATGACATTCTCCACACTGCCTGTATCGAGGTTAAAGAATTCAAGAATGGCCTGTTTATCAGATTGTTCGGACATAGATCTTCTCCTTTGAGCCCAGCATAGGGGAAGATCAGGAAAGGCCCAAGTCAAAGTCATTTGGCCTATTCAGGCAGAGATTGATTCCGGCCACCCAGCCACTGGAAGAATCATATTCTGGAGCCCGGCGGACATCACGCCGGAATAGAACACGAAGCTGTTGAAGCAGCGAATCAGGCGGATCAACCAGCTTCAGGAAAATCCGGAGCTGCACAATGAGCTTATCGAGCCATTTGTTCCAACGGTAAACGGAAGAATCGGAAGGAAGCGAATAACGATCAAGATCCAGATCATTGTCCAGAGCCGATTCGATGGTCTGCACCGAGTAGTGCTTGTAAGGGACAAGGAAATCAGGGAGAACACGGTGATGTCTTCCGTTGGAAGAGACGGCGACAGGAATCCAGATCCAGTAAGAACCTTTTGGCGTTTTAACGCACCTTCTGGCAGTTCCGCAGAATCTCATTGGCAGGCCTGTTTCAGGATCCAAAACAGGTTCGCTGCATTTCATCAAAAATCATTCAGATGATTAGGATGTTTAACAATTTTGTATTGTGAATGTGGTACACTAACCATGGTTTTGGTTATGGGTTCAGAGATGGCTGGAAACTAGTCTCTGAACCTTTTCCTTTCTATTGATGTCTCTAACCGCATGATAATCGGTAAATACGAAAAGGAGAAGGCCGTTGTGCCTCCCCATGAGGGTTTATAGCTCTTTAACTCCTCCCGGATCATCAATCCCAGGATTTCTTAGAGGCACCCCCAAACCCCATCTATTTTTAGATAGTCGATTATTGAAAATGCCAAGTGCTCCCGTCCCTCCGTATGCAACGCAGAGGAAGTACTGCTCGTCGAAGAACCGGTTGCCGCACAGTTTCTTCCGCAGCTGAAGAAACGTCTCGTCGATGAGCGTACGGCAAAGGGTCTAGTCCCGGTCGAGCTGCGCCTGGATCCGCAAGCGGCTGCGATCATTCCGGGAACGCCAGCCGGCCCCAAAGACTTTGATACGGAATTTCTTGACTATATTCTTGCCGTAAAGGTTGTTCCGGATACGGAAACCGCCATCGCCCATATCAACGCCCATTCCACCCATCACTCGGAAGCGATCATCTCCAACAGCGCCAGGGACATTGCTTCATTTGCCTCCCGCATCGACAGTGCCTGCCTCTACGTCAACGCAAGCACACGCTTCACTGACGGCGGCTGTTTCGGCATGGGATGCGAAATGGGCATCTCTACCCAGAAGCTCCATGCCCGCGGACCGATGGGCCTGAGGGAGCTGTGTACCTATAAATACATGATTATCGGAAACGGACAGGTACGCTGAAACATAATAAAAGGCAGAACAGCGGGAATGTTACTTCCACCGTTCTGCCTCTTTTATTCTGCTCGATGCAGAGAAGAATGCTCAGCGAACCTCGTCCTTCAGAGACTTGGAAGCCTTGAATCCCGGGATCTTGGAAGCCGGAATCTCAATCTTCTCCTTTGTCTGCGGGTTGATGCCTTCACGTGCTGCACGTGTCTTGACTTCGAACTTCCCGAAGCCTGTAATATCAACCTTATTGCCATCCTTGAGGGCAGCCGTCATCAGCTCGAATACTTCGCTGACAATATCACCGGCCTCTTTCTTGGTCAGGTTGTGATCTTCTGCAATCTTTTCAGAAATGCTCTTCTTGTTTACTGTTTCCATGTGTTATTTCCTCCACGTGATTCCATATTATCACCATGTTTTATGCATTCAATACTTGACAAATGAAGTACGCCAATTAGCTTAAGTAAGCCTCTGCACGCTCACTCATCTGCCCCAGCAGCTGCTTGAGATCCTCATAGCTCAGATTCTTCACCCCGCAGGCATTCCTGTGGCCACCACCATGATAGTTCGCCGCCAGATCATTGAGCTGCACATGGGCCGACCGCAGACTGCCATCGAATAGAACGGAACCATCCTCACCGGTTTTCTCCGTAAATACCGCCCAGCACTCGATCTCCCTGACGCCCATGAACTGCGACACAAAGGACCGCGCATCACCCGGCGCCATGTTCCAGCGGCTCATGTCTTCCCGGCTCACAACGACATACACGGTATGATTCCCGACAAACTGGGCCTGCGAGCGGATGAAGCCGGCAAACTGAAACTCATGGAGACTGACATCAAACACCCCGTGCCACAGCTCCGGGATCGAGATGCCCTTCGAAGCGATATACGCCCCTGTCGCCAGCGTATGCGGCGTCGTATTGGTCGTCTTGAAGCTCAGCGTATCCGTCAGTAAGCCTGAAAAGATATATTCCGCAGCGGATCTGGAGAACACAAGATTCTCCTGCGTCTCCATCTGCTGAAAGAAATCAGCCAGAATCTCACAGGTAGCGGCCGCATCCGTATAGACAAACTCCAGTTTCGCATAGGAATCCACCAGCGGATGATGATCGATCTTGACGATTGAAGCTGCACTCAGAAAGCGATGATCATCCACCCGCGCAATGTCCGGCGTATCCAGAACAATCGCAAGACTGCTTCTGACCACCGCATCATCCACATGATCAGGCTTCGGCCACTTTGGACTGGAGATGCTTTCATTGCCAAGCGCATAGACCTTCTTTTCGGGGAAGTTTTCTTCCAGCCAAGTCTTCAGACCGAGTTGTGAACCGACGGCGTCACAGTCCGGATTTTCATGACGGAACAGCGTGATCACAGAGGCCTGCCGAATTTCCTCCAGCAGGCCTTCAAAACTGCGGCTCATAAACCGAGCAGACGCACGGTATCACGCGCAATCATCAGTTCTTCATTGGTCGGAATGACCCAGACCTGAACCTTGGAATCCGGCTTCGAGATCAGAGCCTCCTTACCATGGATCGTATGATTCAGCTCATAGTCAATGGACAGTCCCATGCCCTCTTCCAGGCCCTTCAGGATCCGCTCACGCGTCATATCATCGTTCTCGCCAAGGCCGGCTGTAAACACGATCGCATCCGTATGGCCAAGTTCCATGTAATAGCCGCCGATCACGTTGACTGCACGGTTGGCATACAGGTTGACCGTCAGAATTGCACGCTCATTGCCCTCGTTGACAGCCGCCTGAATATCACGGGCATCCGAAGAAATGCCGGAAACACCAAGCATGCCGCTCTTCTTGTTCAGGATCGTATCCATATCATCCGGAGAAAGATTGAGAACCTTTTCCATATAGAAGACAACCGTCGGATCAATATCGCCCGAACGCGTACCCATCATGATGCCTCCAAGCGGCGTCAGACCCATCGACGTATTAATGCACTTGCCGCCACGGATGGCCGTGATGGATGCACCGTTGCCAAGATGGCAGGTGATCATGTTCAGATCCTCAACCGGCCTGCCCATCAGTTCAGCAGCGCGGCGGTTGACATAGTAGTGCGACGTACCGTGAGCACCATAACGGCGCACCTTATGATCCGTATACCACTCATACGGTACAGGGAAGAGATAGCTTTCCGGGCCCATCGTCTGATGGAACGCCGTATCAAACACAAATACATGACCAACATGCGGAAGTGCCTCCTTGAATGCACGGTAGCACACCAGATGGGCCGGATTGTGCAGCGGAGCCAGCGGCGCCAGTTCCTCGACCTTGTCTTCAACATCCTTCGTCACAACAACCGACTGATCAAAGTAGGAACCACCCTGGACGATGCGGTGTCCTGCACCCTTGATCTCATCCAGACTCTTGACGATGCCCTCATCCACCAGAGCCTTCAGAAGAAGATCAACCGCCTTCTTGTGATCCGGAATCGGAAGCTGCTGTACATGTTTCTCACCGTTCACCTTGATTGTGAACTGTCCCATGGCCTGCCCGATCCGCTCTGCCTGACCCGAGGTGAGAACCTTCTCACTCGGCATGTCGAACAGCTGGAACTTAAGGGATGAAGAACCCGAATTGACTGCAATAACCTTGCTCATACTACTCTCCTTCTGTCTCAATCTTTCTGAGTTGTTTCACTATATTCTTTACGGCCGGATCCGTTGTTGCGTTGTCCAGCGCCTCATACAGCGCATTGCGGCGCTGCGCATTTCCATACAGATGCAGCACAGACTCATAGTTCTCCAGCTGCGTCCGCGAAACACTGATAGTATCATATACCGCCGTGCGGGAAATACCTTCATTTTCC contains:
- the ylxM gene encoding YlxM family DNA-binding protein, yielding MMLDKITANALLDYYGNLLTERQRTLCRYYFEKDLSYQEIAENEGISRTAVYDTISVSRTQLENYESVLHLYGNAQRRNALYEALDNATTDPAVKNIVKQLRKIETEGE